In Colletotrichum higginsianum IMI 349063 chromosome 1, whole genome shotgun sequence, one genomic interval encodes:
- a CDS encoding Oxysterol-binding family protein → MAAAAAHDTPEEPQSDGSKLKTFIGILKNEENVIGLAIKQNQTEAAFQQTSSWLTDCVFRSRFIGVADLAAVRFSLPSQLLEPTPNLEYWNYLDAPNAFVAIGTSDEPLDRMLEVCRFWFTKDLKYVKGKPCKPYNSCLGEFFRCNWETEDNAPKINTTALKGAGSGTASSSSSFKSAKGDKNASVASLSVPQHGTSTPDSKLLRISYLTEQTSHHPPVSAFHISCPEKGLSARGFDQITAKFTGTSVRVLPGEHNLGIFVTLEKRGGETYRLTHPAAHLGGILRGSLSVSVSEMAYITCPQTKLKTILHYVEAGWLGRSTNRVEGIIFKYDPENDDKVNIKDVPEADIVARLSGPWREKIEFTLGPKPVNSHPPEARYTIIDLNPLSVAPKVLPPKEKQLENESLTMWGGVTEAIHSKQFSRATQVKVELEERQRELARERERTGEVFKPVFFEQVTDQGGKPELTEKGREVLARAQKADWDMSGIV, encoded by the exons AtggctgctgcagctgcgcACGATACGCCCGAGGAGCCGCAGAGCGATGGCTCCAAGCTCAAGACCTTTATCGGTATCCTGAAGAA CGAAGAAAAcgtcatcggcctcgccatcaaGCAGAACCAGACAGAAGCAGCCTTCCAACAGACGAGCTCCTGGCTAACCGACTGCGTCTTCCGTTCCAGGTTCATTGGTGTCGctgacctcgccgccgtgcgcTTCTCTCTGCCATCACAATTGCTCGAGCCGACGCCGAACCTCGAATACTGGAACTACCTCGATGCCCCCAacgccttcgtcgccatTGGCACCTCGGACGAGCCTCTTGACCGCATGCTCGAGGTCTGTCGCTTCTGGTTCACAAAGGATCTGAAGTACGTCAAGGGCAAGCCGTGCAAGCCATACAACTCGTGCCTGGGAGAGTTCTTTAGG TGCAATTGGGAGACCGAGGACAATGctcccaagatcaacaccaCGGCCCTCAAGggcgccggcagcggcacgGCCAGCAGCTCGTCCAGCTTCAAGTCTGCCAAGGGTGACAAGAACGCATCGGTCGCTTCGTTGTCCGTCCCACAACACGGAACCTCGACCCCCGATAGCAAGCTCCTCCGCATCTCGTACCTCACCGAGCAGACCTCCCACCACCCGCCCGTCAGCGCCTTCCATATCAGCTGTCCCGAGAAGGGCCTCTCCGCCCGCGGCTTTGACCAGATCACGGCCAAGTTCACCGGCACTAGCGTCCGCGTCCTGCCCGGCGAGCACAAcctcggcatcttcgtcACGCTCGAGAAGCGCGGTGGCGAGACGTATCGTCTGACCCACCCCGCCGCTCACCTCGGCGGTATCCTTAGGGGAAGCCTGAGCGTCAGCGTCAGCGAGATGGCGTACATCACTTGTCCGCAGACCAAGCTTAAGACAATCCTGCACTATGTCGAAGCTGGCTGGCTCGGCCGCTCCACGAACCGCGTCGAGGGCATCATCTTCAAATACGACCCTGAGAACGACGACAAGGTGAACATCAAGGACGtgcccgaggccgacatcgtcgcccGCCTCAGCGGCCCTTGGCGCGAGAAGATTGAGTTCACGCTCGGTCCCAAGCCAGTT AACTCGCACCCGCCTGAGGCGCGCTATACCATCATCGACCTCAACCCTCTCAGTGTTGCGCCTAAGGTCCTACCCCCGAAAGAGAAGCAGCTCGAGAACGAGTCCCTGACGATGTGGGGCGGCGTCACCGAGGCCATCCACTCGAAGCAGTTCTCCAGGGCTACGCAGGTCaaggtcgagctcgaggagcggCAGCGTGAGCTGGCGCGCGAGCGCGAGCGCACCGGCGAGGTCTTCAAACCAGTCTTTTTCGAGCAGGTGACAGATCAAGGCGGCAAGCCCGAGCTGACGGAAAAGGGCCGCGAGGTGCTCGCGCGGGCGCAGAAGGCCGACTGGGACATGAGCGGCATCGTATAA
- a CDS encoding SCP-like extracellular protein, translating to MRFSAVAVAALATQAAAYRADRPSGSYWGWGNFGGGKWGAVTSTITVPAPTATAPAVVPTPDAAPVEEVAATTTPAPAATTAPSSGSSGLTADQKAALDAHNAARTEVGVPALEWDDSLAAGAQEWATHLLSVGSLTHSQTADQGENLYMQSNTDSPYVNAANAWISEKSDYNGETISSSNYMGFGHYTQIVWKSTTKVGMALATNSQGTYVVARYSPPGNFIGQKPY from the exons ATGCGTTTCTCCgctgttgccgttgccgccctggccacccaggccgccgcctacAGAGCCGACCGCCCTTCCGGCTCCTACTGGGGCTGGGGTAACTTCGGTGGCGGAAAGTGGGGCGCCGTGACCTCCACCATTACCGTTCCCGCTcccacggccacggccccGGCCGTCGTCCCGACCCCCGATGCTGCCCCCGTCGAAGaggtcgccgccaccaccacccccgcccccgccgccaccaccgctcCTTCCAGCGGCTCCTCCGGTCTGACTGCCGACCAgaaggccgccctcgacgcccacaacgccgcccgcaccgaggtcggcgtccCGGCTCTCGAGTGGGACGattccctcgccgccggcgcccaggaGTGGGCCACCCACCTGCTCTCCGTCGGCTCCCTGACGCACTCTCAGACCGCCGACCAGGGCGAGAACCTGTACATGCAGTCCAACACCGACAGCCCCTacgtcaacgccgccaacgcctgGATCTCGGAGAAGTCCGACTACAACGGCGAGAccatcagctcctccaaCTACATGGGCTTCGGCCACTACACCCAGATCGTCTGGAAGAGCACCACCAAGGTTGGCATGGCGCTCGCCACCAACTCCCAGGGCACCTACGTTGTCGCCCGCTACTCGCCCCCCGGCAACTT CATCGGCCAGAAGCCCTACTAG
- a CDS encoding Exo1 protein → MGVSGLLPLLKSIHRPTELKKFAGETLGVDAYGWLHRGAIACAVDLAKGNPTRKYVDFAMHRVRMLKHFGVTPYLVFDGDFLPSKAATEGSRAKRREESKKSAIELLKAGKPSQAALEFQKAIDVTPEMARNLIDELKKIQVPYVVAPYEADSQLVYLERQGLIGGILSEDSDLLVFGCKRLLTKLDQYGNCIEINRRDFCAVREVSLTGWTDADFRHMAILSGCDYLEGISNMGLKTAYRMIRKYKTPERLVRMIQFEGKHRVSENYMVRFAQAELTFLHQRVYCPKRKQLVCLTEPEEGKGVEDMPFIGGYVEPELATAIAVGDVNPITKEMIIPAPMPGSKTDAKRRHSQSAEALAAATSSSSTRTRQPTKPIDSYFKGHQRIPMGEMDRNCFSVDPERLAALTHNGLVPRVFPLPRPYVEGASSQPVASSRPTRTARSTTSPRLIRRRTEPIQDLLEQNAPGSSDESRRITMGDAANTLGDIDALMRSSSQRPPKKVRLCADNDVTETKFEESQKSKFFPKSGSINKSKKDSFLFSDDSIDEALLNLPDIDGWHAPKPKSVAVFEESQSTDTGTEATAGTDSQFSKGEETASTPQTDLSEAEDTELKESTSLLPEKTSRRTSLQRFAFNSQASPATSSQPDTPSTTVSQHSSIFTPSTAAPSTAASSITFSAGMPASAASSQATPLLTPLQRMGARAMQRKNVPARRPLSPTKSSIQRSPKRSPRKSRLLKSIPVNPSFVPLPKVDLAEVEALNAPCGSEDQIIHDSDGENEDDIFAQDLGETDEDLRPKALNLSRFVYN, encoded by the exons ATGGGCGTCTCAG GTCTTCTCCCGCTTCTCAAATCCATCCACAGGCCAACCGAGTTGAAGAAGTTCGCCGGCGAGacgctcggcgtcgacgcctaCGGATGGCTTCATCGCGGAGCCATTGCCTGTGCGGTTGACCTGGCCAAAGGCAACCCCACCCGCAA GTATGTCGACTTCGCCATGCACAGGGTGAGGATGCTCAAGCATTTTGGCGTCACACCATATCTGGTCTTCGACGGCGACTTTTTGCCCAGCAAAGCCGCTACCGAGGGATCCCGTGCCAAACGCCGCGAAGAGAGTAAAAAATCGGCCATTGAGCTCCTGAAGGCGGGCAAGCCGTCCCAAGCAGCCCTCGAGTTTCAGAAGGCCATCGACGTCACACCGGAGATGGCTCGCAATCTCATCGACGAATTGAAAAAGATACAAGTCCCGTACGTCGTTGCACCGTACGAAGCCGACTCTCAGCTCGTCTACCTCGAACGCCAAGGCCTGATCGGCGGCATTCTCTCGGAGGACTCGGATCTGTTGGTGTTTGGTTGCAAGCGCCTCTTGACGAAGCTCGATCAGTACGGAAACTGCATCGAGATCAACCGGAGGGACTTTTGCGCAGTTCGGGAGGTTTCTCTGACGGGCTGGACGGACGCCGACTTCCGCCACATGGCTATCCTCAGCGGCTGTGATTACCTCGAGGGTATCAGCAACATGGGTCTTAAGACGGCGTACCGGATGATTCGCAAATACAAGACGCCCGAACGATTGGTTCGGATGATCCAGTTCGAAGGGAAACATCGCGTTTCGGAGAACTACATGGTGCGGttcgcccaggccgagctGACATTTCTCCACCAGAGAGTCTACTGCCCGAAGAGGAAGCAATTGGTCTGCCTGACGGAAcccgaggagggcaagggtGTCGAGGACATGCCGTTCATCGGTGGATATGTCGAACCCGAGTTGGCCACGGCTATTGCGGTCGGAGACGTTAACCCGATTACGAAGGAGATGATTATCCCTGCGCCCATGCCAGGCTCGAAGACGGATGCCAAGAGGAGACATTCTCAGTCTGCTGAGGCTCTGGCGGCTGCaacgtcttcctcttcaactCGCACGCGGCAGCCCACAAAGCCCATCGATTCGTACTTCAAGGGTCATCAGCGCATCCCAATGGGCGAGATGGACCGCAACTGCTTTTCTGTCGATCCAGAAAGACTTGCCGCCCTCACCCACAACGGCCTCGTTCCTCGGGTCTTTCCACTGCCCAGACCATATGTCGAAGGCGCATCGTCTCAGCCAGTCGCCAGCTCTCGTCCCACACGAACCGCCCGTTCCACCACCTCTCCTCGCCTGATACGACGACGGACCGAACCCATTCAGGACCTCCTAGAACAGAATGCCCCTGGGAGCTCTGACGAGTCCCGTCGAATTACCATGGGTGATGCGGCAAACACATTGGGTGACATCGATGCTCTGATGAGAAGCAGCTCCCAACGGCCACCCAAGAAGGTCCGTCTCTGTGCGGACAACGATGTAACCGAAACCAAATTTGAGGAATCCCAAAAAAGCAAGTTCTTCCCCAAGAGTGGAAGCATCAACAAGAGCAAGAAGGATAGTTTTCTCTTCTCTGATGACTCTATCGACGAGGCGCTCCTCAACCTCCCGGACATTGACGGATGGCACGCCCCCAAGCCGAAATCAGTCGCGGTATTCGAAGAGAGCCAGAGCACAGATACGGGCACGGAAGCGACCGCCGGTACCGATAGCCAATTCAGCAAGGGGGAGGAAACAGCATCGACGCCGCAGACCGACCTATCCGAGGCGGAGGATACCGAGCTGAAGGAGTCCACGTCCCTTCTCCCGGAGAAGACATCGCGACGCACATCTTTGCAACGATTCGCCTTCAACTCTCAGGCGAGCCCTGCCACCTCCAGTCAACCTGATACGCCTTCGACCACCGTCTCCCAGCACTCCTCTATCTTTACGCCTTCgaccgccgccccctccacTGCAGCATCGTCCATCACCTTCTCTGCTGGCATGCCTGCATCTGCTGCCTCCTCCCAAGCGACTCCGCTCCTCACTCCGCTCCAGCGTATGGGAGCCCGTGCCATGCAACGCAAGAACGTGCCTGCCCGTCGGCCTCTGTCTCCCACTAAGAGTTCGATTCAGCGGAGCCCCAAGCGCAGCCCCCGGAAGAGCCGGCTTCTCAAGTCGATTCCCGTCAATCCTTCATTCGTTCCCCTGCCCAAGGTCGAtctggccgaggtcgaggctcTCAACGCGCCGTGCGGAAGCGAAGATCAGATCATTCACGATAGTGACGGCGAGAATGAAGACGACATCTTCGCAcaggacctcggcgagacGGATGAGGACTTGCGACCCAAGGCTCTAAACCTTTCTCGGTTCGTGTACAACTGA
- a CDS encoding Regulatory protein suaprga1, whose product MLSIRSIARSAPRTLTRLSLRQTAARPSAFIKASSWSAAVQTQRASAFSSSAFRKAADAETDAELVAKLESELQFEDEVKQNEQLPASVKDFIDNSPFEIHDIPGKEEVKLTRNFGEEKITVTFSIADLANYDPEMYENDRALEDEEFDSDVQNPNKQSGVQASGGARSANAEEQLEEEEGDLDEAAPPCRMSIVVEKPGKTPGALNIDATAQDGAIVVDNMFYYEDGKLAHAANAELAHARGDIYPGPPFGSLDEDLQILMERYLEERGITQALAVFAPDYIDVKEQREYVRWLNNVKGFVSA is encoded by the exons ATGCTCTCCATCAGATCCATTGCGCGCTCTGCGCCCAGAACCCTTACTCGCCTTTCCCTCAGACAGACCGCGGCGCGCCCCAGTGCCTTCATCAAGGCCTCCTCTTggagcgccgccgtccagacCCAGCGCGCATCTGCCTTCTCCAGCTCCGCTTTCAGGAAAGCGGCCGATGCTGAGACCGACGCGGAGCTCGTCGCCAAGCTCGAGAGCGAGCTGCagttcgaggacgaggtcaagCAGAACGAGCAGCTCCCTGCGAGCGTCAAGGATTTCATCGACAACAGCCCTTTTGAAATCCACGACATCcccggcaaggaggaggtcaagCTTACGCGCAACTTTGGCGAGGAGAA GATCACCGTCACTTTCTCCATTGCCGACTTGGCCAACTACGACCCCGAGATGTACGAGAACGACCGCGCtctcgaggacgaagagtTCGACTCCGATGTCCAGAACCCCAACAAGCAATCCGGCGTCCAGGCCTCTGGCGGTGCCCGCTCCGCCAATGCTGAGGAGCAgcttgaggaggaagagggcgacctcgacgaggccgctcCCCCTTGCCGTATgagcatcgtcgtcgagaagcctGGAAAGACCCCTGGCGCGCTCAACATCGACGCCACTGCCcaggacggcgccatcgtcgttgACAACATGTTCTACtacgaggacggcaagctTGCCCACGCTGCcaacgccgagctcgcccaCGCCCGCGGTGACATCTACCCTGGCCCCCCCTTCGGcagcctcgacgaggacctgcAGATCCTGATGGAGCGCTACCTCGAGGAGCGCGGCATCACCCAGGCCCTGGCCGTCTTCGCGCCCGACTACATTGACGTCAAGGAGCAGCGCGAGTACGTCCGGTGGTTGAACAACGTCAAGGGTTTCGTCAGCGCCTAA